The nucleotide sequence CTCGAAAGCCCATTCGGAAGTGTCCAAGAAAGGCCAACAGAATTCCTCATAGCCCCTGCAGCCCCTGAGAAGAAGACACAGCCACGCCCCCACCCCCCAGTGGGAGCCTGAGGCCACAGGCGTGTTTAGGAAGCTGTCCCTGAAGACGAAGGAGCCGCTCAGGCTCCTGACTCCCCTAGCCCCAGCTCCAGTTCCCCTGATTGCTCATGTCCCTCCCTCTGTGGGAAAGAGGCAGGGGCCACGCTCCACTGACCAACCTTGCCCCGTCCGCTGGAGATTCCCATGGGCCGCTGATGCGGGCCGCTGTGGCCTCCCCATCCCTGTCCTGCACAGGATATCACACCCCAGCTACGGGGTGAACTGCTCCTTCCCATTCAGGGCCTCCTACCCTTACCTGCTGTCAGCCCCAGAAATGGTTTTAAATTAGGAAACTCTAGAGGATAATAGAATTCGATGAAAAGGCCCTTAAGCTCTTGAAAACGCAGTGCTGGGTTAGAGGCTTTCAAAAACCGGTGCTGGGTCAGAGGCTTTTAAAAACCAGTGCTGGGTCAGAGGCTTTTAAAAACCAGCGCTGGGTCAGAGGCTTTTAAAAACCAGCGCTGGGTCAGAGGCTTTTAAAAACCAGCGCTGGGTCAGAGGCTTTCAAAAACCAGTGCTGGGTCAGAGGCTTTCAAAAACCAGTGCTGGGTCAGAGGCTTTCAAAAACCAGTGCTGGGTCAGAGGCTTTTAAAAACCAGCGCTGGGTCAGAGGCTTTTAACAACCAGCGCTGGATTAGAGGCTTTCAAAAACCAGCGCTGGGTCAGAGGCTTTCAAAAACCAGCGCTGGGTCAGAGGCTTTTAAAAACCAGTGCTGGGTCAGAGGCTTTTAAAAACCAGTGCTGGGTCAGAGGCTTTTAAAAACCAGTGCTGGGTCAGAGGCTTTTAAAAACCAGTGCTGGGTCAGAGGCTTTTAAAAACCAGTGCTGGGTCAGAGGCACAGCTTCACTGGAAGTCCAGTCTCTACCCCCAGCACAGGCAGCTGTGCCTCAGAGGGGAACCTCCTttgttctgattctgtgtaaaacGGGCCTGTTTTCATTTCCATGCCAGCTGAGAGGTGCCCTTGGGGAGGTGTGAGGTGACTGTTGAGGGGCCTCGTATCATCATGAGAGCAGCTATaatttggaaactgaaaaacccCACAGAGTTGGCATGCCGAAAATGCCCAGAAAATAGTGGGTGCCCTCGTGCCTGTGCTCTTCACTCATCTCCACTTGAATTTCAGATTATGGATCAGGTGTAAATACTTGGTTAAAAACTAAgtgtttggctgggtgcagtggctcacgcctgtaatcccagcactttgggaggccaaggcgggtggatcacctggggtcaggagtttgggaccagcctgaccaacatagtgaaacccccgtctctactaaaaatacaaaaattagctgggcgtggtggtgtgtacctgtaatcccagctattcaggaggctgaggcaggagaatcgcttgaacccaggaggcggaggttgcagtcagccaagatcgcatcactgaactccagcctgggtgacaagagtaaaactccatctcaaaaaaacaacaaaaaaaataagtgCAGCTTGCCAGTCACCTCTGCCCAGCACATATTGCACATGGGAGAATAAATCAGCAACACAACAGATGGCAGCATGGGGCAGTCATGCCAAGGAGAGGGTCTTTTGGCTGTTGTGCAAGTGACCGTGCCACCCACAGGCCTTTGGAATTGAGAAACAAATGTTAAGAAATGTAACTCGCAGCACAAGATGAAACAAGTTGCCTTATGAATCCTTCTGGATATAAAAATTGCTGCAGATCTTATTGTCAGAAACGTTGACATGGGTAGTGTCATCACGCCTTTGCAGAGGAAGTGATGCTCGAGTGTTTTGATGTATTTTTCCTTAAATACCGCTTCCTCTGAAGCCTTGGAACAGCGCGTTACACAGATCTCATCTGCCTGCTCCATCCACGCCAACTCCTTCCTTTCCGACTCATCCTTCCTGAGGCCCCGCAGTCCTGCACACGGTGGTGACGGACTTCCATTTGTGTCCAGTGTAAAAGCAAATCCCATCATAACAACATGTCTTTGAGAGTTTCAAGCAAGGAACATGGATTGTGAAATACACGACTCTGCTTTGAGCAAGTCCTGTCTTGGGGACAGTCTTTTAGAGGAGCCACGTATGCAGTGGTCCTGGAGCGGTGCCTGCAGCTCCACGGAGCAGGTTCTGCACTTTTCCTAGAGAGAGCATCATGTTGCCCTGGGAGCTGCACTCACCCCCTAACCGTGCTGTCCACCTCGGCAGCACCAGGTGCAGCCGCCACCAGCACTGCTGGCATGGGAAGGGGGTGGAAATGGGAGGAACTGCCCCATTAGGCCGCAGGGGACAGGGAGATCAGTTCTGTTCAGGGCTCCATCTCCTGCAGCCAAATATCTGGGTCCTCAGATAGGCGACGTCTGTGCCCCAGGTCTTGTTCCCAGAGCCCGCCTGGCGGCTGCTAGACATAATAAAATGAAGTAGTCACTGGGGTGAGCTCAGAGGCCCACCGGCTGCGCTCCAGTCCTGGCTGGGTGACTTGGGTGATTGCTGAGCCCCTCTGGGCCTGGCCAAGGTGTCTGTCTGCTCCTCGCAGTAACCACACGAGGTGACTGTCATTATTCTCACTCCCAGAGGAGGACAGCGGGCTGTGTTATCAGCCTTGCTCTGACCATGGTGTTCTGTAGGGAAGGCTCATTTTGTCCCACAGCCTGGAGTGGCCTCAGAGCCCTTTCCTGTCACTGAGGATGTGGGGTTTATTCCTGACACAGCCACTGTGGAGCTGGACAGTCCAGGCCTGGCTTGCAGCGGCCCTTTCCCTGCATCTGCAGCTCCCCCGTGAGGATGGTGCTCCACCCTGGCCCTCCTGTGTTTGTTTCTTGCGCTTCCCTTGGAAGCACAGCCCCAGATTCATCCCTGCAGGCGATTCCCCAGGGATGCCAGCCACCTCCGTGGCTGCTGCAAGCAGGAGCTCTCAGTCTGCCCTCACACCCCACCCCAGCAGCCTGCAGGGTACCAGCCTGCTCGGGAAGGTCCTGGTTCTCAGTCATGTTTGCCAAGCgatgtggtgtaaatactcccactgcTGCTGAGTTCAGGCTGCCAAGGTGAAGTCCTCCAGCTCACACAACTGCTGGAAACTTAGCAGTGGGCTCATGAGCCGGCTCCAGCACAGCACCGGGCTCCGAGGAAATCCTGTGCCACCCGCCAGTCCTTGTccttcctgtcctgtcctgtgtGCTTTGACACAGGAGATTGCTCTCTCCACCAGGACATGCTTTTCTTCACTCACcagcagcctccctcctggctgcgcCTTTCAAGTCCCCATGCTGGTCCCTCATCTCCCCAGCTCTTGGTGGTATAGCGTGtcctgtcctcccacctcggcaaCCTCGTGGGGCTCGGCTGTATACACCATCCTGCTCGTATACACTACCCCACCCATGTATACCATCCCCCTGTGTATACCATCCCCCTCATGTACACCATCCCGCTGTGTACACCATCCCCCTCATGTACACCATCCCCCTGTGTACACCATCCCCCTCATGTACACCATCCCCCTCATGTACACCATCCCCCTCATGTACACCATCCCGCTGTGTACACCATCCCCCTGTGTACACCATCCCCCTCATGTACACCATCCCCACCATGTACACCATCCCCCCGTGTACATCATCCCCTTGTATACACCACCCCACCCGTGTATACCGTCCCCCCATGTACACCATCCTGCCCATGTACACCATCCCCTCGTGTACACCATCCCCTCATGTACACCCATCCCCCCTGTATGCCCCATCCCCCCGTGTACACCATCCCCTCGTGTACACCATCCGCCTGTATGCCCCATCCCCCCACCGTGTACACCATCCCCCCCGTGTACACCACCCCACCTGTATACACCACCCCGCCTGTATACCCCATCTCGCCCATGCTCCCAAGTCTCCTCTGTGAGCGCTAGGCCTACTAAGTAGCCACCTGAGTCACCAGTTCCACTGGGCGCCTGACAGACATGTCAGTGGAAGCCACCCCAAACTCAGCTTCTCTCTGGAACTTTTGCAGCTGTTCAGGCACGAAACATTGGAACCACTTTTCATGGTTCTGTCTCTGCCCACATGCAACCACCAGTGAGTTCTGGTAACTCCACCTTCAGGAGAGGCTGAGTCCAGCCCTTCCCAGGCCCCTGGCTGGATTATTCCAGCAGCCTCCTTGCCAGGTTCCCGCCTTCCACCCTCCTCACCAGGTTCCCGCCTTCCACCCTCATCACTGGGTTCCTGCCTTCCACCCTCATCACTGGGTTCTTGCCTTCCACCCTCATCACTTCTCTTCACACATCGGCAGAAGGACTCCTTAGAAACACTCCACAGTGCTCCGTCTTTGTTTAAAACCCTTTGACACCTTCCCATAGACCCCAGCCAAAGCCCAAGTCCTCCCTGGGTCTGTAAAGACCTCCGTGGtctgcccccaccccatcccgCTGACCTCATTTCCCGCATCCCTGCCTCTCCATGGCCTGCTCTAGCTACCCGGAGCTCCTGGCTGTTTCTGGAGCACACAGAAGTGCCCCTGGAATTCTCCCAGCATCCCACATGACTGGCTCCTTCCCCCTGGGTCTGTGCTTACATGCTCCCTGCTCtgaccttccctgaccacccgaTTAAAATGTCATCCTCCACCCCGGCACTGCCTGCCTGCTGCTCCAGGCACGCCCTCTTCCAGAGCACCCTAGAATCCAGGTGTTGTGGCTCTCCCACTTGACCGTGATCTCCACATGAGCAGGCGTTAGGTGTCTGTTCACTGCTACATCCTGGTGTGTAACAGGCAGTTGGCGAACGTGGAGGGAATGAAGGGCTGTTgccatgtgtgtgtgttggcgaGGGGGGTTACGTTTAAGCAGCCACCTGTGTGAGCTCACCTTCATCAGTAGGCAGCGTGACCATCCAGGCAGGTATGAGATAGCCACTCTGGCAAGGACGGCCTTCACAGAAGGGACTCGAGGTGGGGACTGAGGGGAGGGTCCCATAGGCCAGCTGCAGAATTAGGACACCTGCCCCCACAGCTTACCCTGGCCAGGGTGTTGAAGGCTGCAGGTCATGATGTCTTGGtgcagaaggagaaaaggagaccTGGGCTATGTGTTCTCTTTTGAAAAGATAGTAATCTTATGTTACATGGTTCTCCCACCTTcttcaaacaaacacacaaacagctCATGTTTTTTCAATAAGGATGAATTGAGCAAGTTGGAGGTGGGAGGCCATGGGCTGGCCCTGGGGAGCCCTGGTGCCCAGGCCCTGCGGTTCCAGCGCCATGCAGCCTCTGGTCTCATGAAGACGACCTTGGCCTGTTagctgccccccacccccgcagGGACTTGGCTGGGAGGGCAGGTGCTAAAAGTGTCTGCCGTGTGGAGGCAGGAAGGCTGCTCAGAGGATGGGCTTTCCCGCTGAAAGCAGAGGGTGGGCTGCTGTCTGGGAtgagcccagcagtttggaagaGTGTGAGGGAGATGAATGATCTCAGGGAGGAAGTCCGGTTGCTGTTCTGGAGCTGAGACAGAGCCCAGAGCCTTCTGTGTGAACAGGGACAGAGCCAGGACAGAGCCCGGACAGAGCCCTCCCTTCTGCTCGGTGGGCAGGCATTGGCAGACACCCAGGGCTTCCTTGTAGGCATGCAGGCCGTTGGCTGCCAGCCCTGCCCTCTGCAGGCAGCACCTCTGGCTGGTGGCAGAGTTCATTCAGCCCCTGGGCACGTCCCCGGGTGTGTCTCTGGGCCAGATGGGGCTGCACAGTTCTGCATTAGCTTAGGAAGTTGGTTTTAAAGACATTGATGCTTCCTTTTGTCTGTAAcagtcatttctattttaatagaaaataagatCTGTGAATTAGAATTTTTTCCTGGTCAATTGCACCCCATTCGaacctttccttttcatttttcattatggCAATTGTACATTCACCTAGTTCTCAGTTCAGATGGAGCGCATACTTTTTGGAGAATTTCTGTCAAATATGCTAGAGTGTTGATTCTGCTGATGCCTGCTTTCAATGTGAGTGATGCCAGGAGTAACTGTTTTTCTCCCCACCTGGCTGTGGTGCTCCCAGTCCTTGAACACTGCGCTGAAGCACCTGTGCGAGATCCTCACGGACGATCCGGAGGGCGGGCCCGCTCGCATCCCCTTCAAGACGTTTTCCTACGTTTACCGCTACTTGGCCAGATTAGACTCAGATGTGTCTCCCTTGGAGACGGAATCCTACCTTGCCTCTCTAAAGGAAAATATGTAAGTATGCACCCTCTCTAGGATTCAGGTATGTTGACCATGGGAGAATTTCCTGTTTCACTTCCCTCTTGTAGGGAAAAACTCAGTTTTTCCTTTGCTCTCTCACCACAACaataatcaacacagaagactgcTATGATCAAATGTGTGGAGGTTTTTCCTCACCAAAAAGCAAGCAAGCGGTcctgcagcagacaccagctgtgCATTCTCATTCCGTCTCTACtctgtctacctggagatagcctGAGATCCTACAGGTTGAGGgttcagtccccaagactgcccccaccctgccccatttCTGATGCTAGTTGCAAGCCCCAGGTTATTTTGCCTGTGCTTCTGACCGACTGGCTCTAAATCAGGGTTCCCACAACCCCTCCTTGggtcaattaatttgctagaatggctcacagaactcagggaaacactcaTGTTTACTagtttattacaaaggatattttaaaggcTACCAACAGTCAGAGGAAGACAGACAAAGGGCAAGGTCTGGAAGGGTCTGGAGCATGGGGGCTTTTGCCCCCATGGAGTTGAGGTATATCCCCTCCCTGCCCGCAAATGAGCTCTTGTTCACCTTCCTGTTGGTCTCGATGTGTTTAGCTTCCGGGAAACTTTCTAAGCCCTGtccttttagggttttttttttttcctggaagctttgtgattgattaaatcattggccaatAGTGATCACCTAAGCCAtcagcccctctccccacctccaagGTTGGGCTGGGCTGAAAGTCCCACccctctaatcctgccttgggctctccagtgaccagccccatcctgaagctacctggGCCATCAGCCAATCACAAGCATAAAGAAAGAACTCACTTTGGAGATTCCACAGATTTTACTTGTATGCCAGGAGCGGGGgttgaagaccaaatatatatttcacaatatcacgtCCCTTGTCTGCAATAACTTTGTCCCAACGAATCCCGTGTTTGGCAGAAGGTTTAGGCACACCTGATGGTATTcagggtgtgtgtgagtggagCCGCAGATCAAAGGCCATCAGCAAAAGCAAGCAGCACCTCAGAAGGGAGCCCGACCTCTCCCGTGGCTCCCACCCATGTGGGCTGAGGCTCAGGTTTTTTTAGACTTTAGAGGGAGAGAATGTATCCTGTCATTAAGACTCATTTATCCCAGATCTATCCTGATTCCTATGTACAGCATGTCAGGTGGTACTAAATTGTAGCATGTTAAAAAGTGAgatagaggctgggcacggtgcctcacgcctgtaatcccagcactttgggaggccgaggcaggtggattacttgagatcaggagttcgagaccagcctggccaatatggcaaaactccatctctactaaaaaaatagccaggtgtggtggtgggtgcctgtaatcccagctactcaggaggctgaggcaagagaatctcttgagccctgggggggcagaggttacagtgacccgagattgtgccattccacttcagcctgagcaacaagatcgagactccgtctcaaataataataataataataataacttaaaaagtgAGATAGAATTCATTTCTCCACAATGAAACGTAGACATGGATTACTGCTGGTGGACCTCCTGACAGTAGTGCCACGGATGCAGGATCATTTGCAGAAACTTGAGGATGTCATTGACATCAACCACGCAATTCTCGCTCTGATGAACTTGCTATATGACCCCGACACATTGCATGTTATGTTGTATTTGCACCAGGCTGCATGTGATGTAAGGCTGGTTCTGCTCTGAAGCATGACTTGGAGCTAACGTTGGAATATATTGTCCAGTGTTCTGATCACCTGTAACATTTTTTAACAAGATTAATGAATCCTCCCTTTAAAGACAAGATGCAgagtaaaaaggaacaaagctctTGGGTCCTGCGGAAGTTCTCATTTGTTCATTCCCTAAACCATCATTGGGTGCTGACTCTGCACCCTGCACTACCTatggggaggcagagagagcagcccagggctgGTGGGGTGGGCAGAGATGGTGGTGACAACCGCAGGGTCCGGGGAGCTGTGGTGCTGCAGAGTAAGCCTGGTTAACAGCAAGAAAGGGCCTTCTAGGTGCAAGGGCAGGAAAGGGCCCAGGTCCTCCAGGCTCCAGCCCCAAGGGAGATGGGGTCCCTGAGGTCTTCCCGGCACTTCCCCTTGGGACCACTGCCCCCAAGTGCTGGTTATGGTTTGTCCCTGAGCCCCACACCTCTCATCTCGAATTGCCCACGGTAcagtttattgagcacctgctccGTGCCAGGCATTGGCGCAGGTGCCGGGGATGTAGTCAGTGAACAGGTCACGCCCTGACCCCTGGAGTTTTGCCCTGTGGAGCAGACAGACATCAGACAAGCAGATTTTAAGACAGTAGGTCATGTTCAGTGCCAAGAGGACAGTAAGCCAGGGACGGGGACCAATGGGGGCTGGTCCCAGGGCCGCCTTCTGGCACAGCACACACccctgctcgcctcagcctcctgagaagcccCCTGGCCTGTCATCACCACCCAGAGTCttgtcccctcctcccaccctttccaaCCGGCCATGATGCCACCTAGGATGCAGGCCACAGCACCAGGAGCTGgcgctcaagtgatctgccagcctccgcctcccttcCTGTGCCAGTGGAGCCTGCGTtctgtgccctgccccacctGTCCCAGCCGTCCTCGTCTCCTTGTCCCTTCCACATcgtttcctctccttccttcaaaCTCACATCCCCTCTGCCCACCATGGGCTGAGCCTCTGGACTCCATGGtccctctttttcctccttcctctgtcaTCCACTGTCACTCCAACCCTCCTGTCCTCATGGAAGACCGCAGCTCCCAAGCCATCCCTTCTCTCCGCCTTATtcttgacaccatcctggctggTGTCTGCAGTCACACGGACTACACAGTACTTTGTCCCCAGCTCTCCTCCTGGTGCCCACAGCCTCTGCTTCTGCACCGCCATCCGGGTCATGCTGGGCCCCTTCTCCTGCCCGATCCGCGcacctcttctcttcttttgtgCTCTCTGATGCGGCTACTCCACCTGACAGGGCCACCTGGGACATGGGTGGTTCCATCTCATTCCAAATCCATGTCCCAAGCCTCCAAAGAACTGGGACCCTGTGCAGCAGCCCCTTCTCCCACCACTTTCCTGAGATCACAagtcatcaaaaaagaaaaacctatgcATATAGTACCCATCTTTTCacctagaaataaagctacaTTTATTATACGTTTTGGTGCACTTTGCACAAGAAAATAGAATGCTTTATTTTTGGAAGTAAGAATTACTGATGAGCAAccataaatagtttttaaaagtagaCCTTTTAAATTATATcgcattttataaaaatgttactaAGTATATGATGAGAAATTACCAATAAATATCTTTATCTGTTTCCAATTTAGAGACGCCAAGAAGAACGGCATGATAGGTCTTTCAGATTTCTTCTTTCCAAAGAGGAAACTTTTAGAAAACATTGAAAACTCTGAAGATGTAGGCCATTAATACAGAGAAGAATACATTTTAATGTCAAAATAGTGCTCTTTAAAATTCTGGCACCAAATACAACTTACCCTGAATCACACACCTCTGTAGTGTGAGTGTTTCTCTAAATGGGAATTTAGTGTGACTGCTTCGTGGGGCCTGATTCATGATTGCTTTTCACTGTGTCTTTTAGGGACCTTAAGTGTAAGAAGTTGATAACAGTAAAATGAtctcttttaagaaaataatctatTTGGAGACTGCAGAGTCAGAAGTGGGGCTGGGCAGTTTGAAAAGTGGCTTTTtgggccgggcgcgttggctcacgcctgtaatcccagtgctttgagaggccgaggcgggtggattacgaggtcaggagatcgagaccattctggctaacacggtgaaaccccgtctctactaaaaatacaaaaaaattagccaggcgtggtagcgggtgctgtagtcccagctacttgg is from Pan troglodytes isolate AG18354 chromosome 4, NHGRI_mPanTro3-v2.0_pri, whole genome shotgun sequence and encodes:
- the LOC101058342 gene encoding uncharacterized protein LOC101058342 — protein: MMPPRMQATAPGAGAQVICQPPPPFLCQWSLRSVPCPTCPSRPRLLVPSTSFPLLPSNSHPLCPPWAEPLDSMVPLFPPSSVIHCHSNPPVLMEDRSSQAIPSLRLILDTILAGVCSHTDYTVLCPQLSSWCPQPLLLHRHPGHAGPLLLPDPRTSSLLLCSLMRLLHLTGPPGTWVVPSHSKSMSQASKELGPCAAAPSPTTFLRSQVIKKEKPMHIVPIFSPRNKATFIIRFGALCTRK